A DNA window from Comamonas sp. 26 contains the following coding sequences:
- a CDS encoding LysR substrate-binding domain-containing protein, with amino-acid sequence MPSPEDLRVFTTVVRKASFAEAAAAHNASAAYVSKRIRLLEEELGVKLLHRTTRRVTVTEQGERVYHWAQRILDEVEHLLQEVDVTRRQPRGLLRVSTSFGFGRKVVAPALSQLIAKYPALQLRLEVFDRIVDVAAEGFDLDVRVGDEIAPHLIARHLADNHRVLCAAPAYLQRRGSPRTIDELAGHDCLVIKERDHPFGVWKLRAGAQERSVKVTGPLSTNHGEMAVQWARDGHGIVLRSLWDVAADLQAGRLVQLLPEWRQVANIWAVYPTRLERSAKVRVCVEFLQEYFREQAVQVLNITIKKEAAGA; translated from the coding sequence ATGCCCTCGCCAGAAGATCTGCGCGTCTTCACCACCGTGGTGCGCAAGGCCAGCTTTGCCGAAGCGGCTGCAGCGCACAATGCCTCTGCGGCCTATGTCAGCAAGCGCATTCGGCTGCTGGAGGAAGAGCTGGGCGTCAAGCTGCTACACCGCACCACGCGGCGAGTGACGGTGACGGAGCAGGGCGAGCGCGTCTACCACTGGGCGCAGCGCATTCTGGATGAGGTCGAGCACCTGCTGCAGGAGGTGGACGTGACACGCCGCCAACCGCGCGGGCTGTTGCGCGTATCCACCAGCTTCGGCTTTGGCCGCAAGGTGGTGGCACCTGCGCTATCGCAGCTGATTGCCAAATATCCGGCGCTGCAGCTGCGACTGGAGGTGTTTGACCGCATTGTGGATGTAGCGGCTGAAGGCTTTGATCTGGATGTGCGCGTGGGCGACGAGATCGCGCCGCATCTGATTGCCCGGCATCTGGCCGACAACCACCGCGTACTGTGTGCCGCGCCTGCCTATCTGCAGCGGCGCGGCAGCCCCCGCACGATCGATGAGCTGGCGGGCCACGACTGCCTGGTCATCAAGGAGCGTGATCACCCGTTCGGTGTGTGGAAGCTGCGTGCGGGTGCGCAAGAGCGCAGTGTGAAAGTGACCGGGCCGCTATCCACCAATCATGGCGAAATGGCCGTGCAATGGGCGCGTGATGGCCACGGTATTGTGCTGCGCTCGCTCTGGGATGTGGCTGCGGACCTGCAAGCCGGGCGATTGGTGCAGTTGCTGCCCGAATGGCGGCAGGTGGCCAATATCTGGGCTGTGTACCCGACGCGGCTGGAGCGCTCGGCCAAGGTGCGCGTCTGCGTGGAGTTTCTGCAGGAATACTTTCGTGAGCAAGCGGTGCAAGTATTGAATATCACTATTAAAAAAGAAGCTGCTGGCGCTTGA
- a CDS encoding GatB/YqeY domain-containing protein codes for MSLKAQITEDMKTAMRAKDSVRLGTIRLLQAAMKQKEVDERIELDDAAIIAIVDKLLKQRKDSITAFESANRQDLADVEKAEMEVLKVYLPQRMTEAEITAAVQAIVADLGATGPGDMGKVMGAVKTQLAGKADMGLVSAAVKAALSQ; via the coding sequence ATGAGCTTGAAAGCCCAGATTACCGAAGACATGAAGACCGCCATGCGCGCCAAGGACAGCGTTCGCCTTGGCACCATCCGCCTGCTGCAGGCCGCGATGAAGCAAAAGGAAGTGGACGAGCGCATTGAGCTGGACGACGCAGCCATCATCGCCATCGTCGACAAGCTGCTCAAGCAGCGCAAGGACTCCATCACCGCTTTTGAATCCGCCAACCGCCAGGATCTGGCCGATGTGGAAAAGGCCGAGATGGAAGTGCTCAAGGTCTACCTGCCCCAGCGCATGACCGAAGCCGAAATCACCGCCGCCGTGCAAGCCATCGTGGCTGATCTGGGTGCCACCGGCCCTGGCGACATGGGCAAAGTGATGGGCGCTGTCAAGACTCAGCTGGCTGGCAAGGCCGATATGGGCCTGGTGTCTGCCGCTGTAAAGGCTGCATTGAGCCAATAA
- the rpsU gene encoding 30S ribosomal protein S21 has product MTTIRVKENEPHEVALRRFKRTIEKLGLLTDLRAREFYEKPTAERKRKKAAAVKRHYKRVRSMQLPKKLY; this is encoded by the coding sequence ATGACTACTATCCGCGTCAAAGAAAACGAACCTCATGAAGTTGCTCTGCGCCGCTTCAAGCGCACTATCGAAAAGCTGGGTCTGCTGACCGACCTGCGCGCACGTGAGTTCTACGAAAAGCCTACAGCCGAGCGCAAGCGCAAGAAGGCTGCTGCCGTGAAGCGCCACTACAAGCGCGTTCGCAGCATGCAACTGCCTAAGAAGCTGTACTAA